A region of the Gallaecimonas mangrovi genome:
CCCTGGGGCTGACATTAACCGCATTTTTGGATAAACAGGACAGAGGTGCGGTAGATACCGTACTGCAAGCGGTATTTGATGCCGGCTTTTACAGTGAAATTCGTCTTGATTGGTACGCCAAGGGCGAAGTTATTGCCAAGAAGCAAGAGCCACGAGCCGTAGACGTACCCAATTGGTTTATGAATTTACCCCTGTTTGAGGCGGTATCACAGGAACAAGTGGTGACCTCTGGCTGGCTGCAAGTGGCCAATCTTACGGTGGTGGGGAACCCGGCGGTTGCCTATCAGGCGCTATGGCGCACCGGTGTACAACTGCTCGCCACATTAAGTCTGGTGTACTTCATTTTATTGCTGACGGTTTGGCGCGGGCTGCGGTTAGTGATGAAACCACTACACGCCATTGTGGTGCAGGCCCGGCGCATTACCAAAAGGCAGTTTGGTAACCCCATTTCTGAGCCAAGAACCCGGGAACTAAAAACGGTGGTGATGGCTATTAACGAAATGACCGACAGGGTCAAACTGATGTTTGAAGGCCAGGACGAACAGATTGGCCGATTGCGCCTGGCTACCCAGACCGACCCGGTGTCCGGACTTTCCAACCGCACCCATCTCCTATCGCACATCAGTGCCTGGCTTTCTGAGCCCGGCACCGGTGGCCTGATGCTGATGGACATTAAGTGGCTAGACGCCTTGCGTTTACAGCAAGGCTATAAAGCCAGAGATGACTTAATTAAAGCCTTAGCCGAGCGCTTTAAAAGCCTTTGTGTTAAAGGTAGCCGCTGCGTTTTCGCCAGGATCAGCCATACCGAATTTGCCGCCCTTTGTGCCAGTGCTGATGAACGGCAAATGCATGAATGGCTGGAGCAGGTTCACCAGGAACTGGTTGCGTTCTCTGTGCAACAAGGGCAAGGCGGTGGCGACTTTGCTTTGGCAGTGGTGCCAAGAGGCGAGCATCTCTCTGCATCAAGCATCCTCAGCAGTGCTGACGGGGCTCTGCACCAAGCTTGGCAGAACCATCCGCACCTCTTTATGGCTAAGGCCAAGGGTAGCGAAGCGCCCAGCCAGGAAAATTGGCGAGATGCGGTGAACGAAGCCATAGAGCACCAAAAATTTGGGGTGATGCGCCAGGAAGTGATGGCCTTGGAAGGTGGTAAAAAGTTGCAGCTGGAGTGGTTTGCGACCTTATCCCTCGCCGGCCGTCAGTATTCGGCCGGGGCTTTTTTGGCGTTTGTAGACCAATTTAACCTAGGGCAGGCGATGGATTTGGCGATTTTTAATAATCTCTTAAGCCGCGGCTTGTTCCATAACAACTTGCTTAATGTGGTTAACCTGACCCTGGCATCGGTACGGGACCCGGATCCATTGTTAGCATCATTGGATTCCTATACGCATGATTTTCCGCTGGCTTTCGAGATTAGCGAAGAAATAGCGCTCGCCGACCCCGCAGCAGTTAAAGCCTTTGTTGAGCAACTTAGAATACGCGGTTTAGGGTTAGGGGTTGACCATGTAGGGCGGCATATAGAGTCGCTCAGGTATCTTCACGATTTGGCGCCTGACCATATCAAGCTAGACCAAAGCCTGGCTTGCTATGGAGAAAATGAGGAAGTCGGTCGAGAGGTGATCCGTGCGTTGGCGAAGATTGGCCAAAGCCTTAAGATACAAGTGATTGCAACACGGGTGGAAAAGGGCGAGCAGCTTGCGATATTGCAAGAATTGGGCGTTCACGGCTATCAAGGTTACTTGATGCCCCCGACGGCAGTGTCTTAAGTCACGCTATTAACATCTAATCCTTTATAGGTGTTGATCTTTGGCCGCTTTCTCCTAAAGATCTCATTTCTCAGTCTTTAGTTGTAAATGTTATGTCCTGCGAAACTCAGTACAATGCGCGCTTTCATGTAAAGCTGCTACATCCTCGTTACCTAGGGCATTGGCTGGGTGCATTACTGTTATTTATTTTTGCATGGTTACCGGCTGGTGTTAAAAATTGGACCGGGGCAGTGCTTGCTTCTTGGTTGAGCAAACGGCGTTTTATTCGCAAAAGAAAAAAGGTCATTCTGCTTAACCTGCAGAGCTGCTTCCCAGAACTTACTGACGCCGAACGCGAACACATTTTCCAGCAAAATGTGACGGCGTTTTGCCGCACGGTATTGAGCATGGGCGAGCTGTTTTGGCGTTCTCGCGAATATCAAATGCGGCGTTTACGCATCGAAGACAACGGCTTGCTTGAGCAGCTGGTTGCCAACAAGGAAGCCATCATTTTCTTAACGCCTCACACCTTTGGCCTCGACTGGGCGGCCAGGGCTTTAGTGCTTTGCGGTTTTCCTTTGAGCAACATTTTCAAGCCCACCGGTAAACCGGTTATCGACTACCTGATGTTTAAAAGTCGTACCCGCTTGGGTGGCAAGCAGTTTAGCCGCGGGGAAGGGATGAATAACCTTATTCGTAGTATCCGCCAAGGCTATTCCTGCCTTTATGTTGCTGATCAGGACCACGGCATGGCTGCCTCTGTTTTTGCGCCCTTTTTTGCATCCAATAAATGTACCTTGCCAACCCTTGGCCGCCTGGCCAAGGTGTCCCGTGCCAAAGTGGTGCCCATTGTGATGGGGTATGACGCCAAGGCTGGGCAGTTCTGTTTGCATGTGGATGCAATATTAGAAAACTTAGACGCCGGTGATGACTTAGCCTGCGCCACCACCATGAATCAAGCCTATGAAAAGCTTATCAGTTGTTGCCGGGCCGACTTTATGTGGTCATTGAAGATTTTGCGAAACCAAGACGGTTCCAGGCCCTACGATTCTTCAGGCCCGATACCGCCCTCTTCGGTACATCATGCCGCATAAAAAAGGCCTCCAACTGGAGGCCTTTTTCGTTGTGTAGCGTCGCAACTCAGTGCAGTACTCGCGCTTTTAAGGTGCCAGGCACCGCTTTGAGCTTTTCTAACACATCGTCAGCGTAGGCGGCATCAACGTCCATTACCACATAGCCAATTTTTTG
Encoded here:
- a CDS encoding bifunctional diguanylate cyclase/phosphodiesterase, encoding MTLQRQILWLLNISFLVVVLVVFSVQFNTSRDSIDRQMETDVQNASTALGLTLTAFLDKQDRGAVDTVLQAVFDAGFYSEIRLDWYAKGEVIAKKQEPRAVDVPNWFMNLPLFEAVSQEQVVTSGWLQVANLTVVGNPAVAYQALWRTGVQLLATLSLVYFILLLTVWRGLRLVMKPLHAIVVQARRITKRQFGNPISEPRTRELKTVVMAINEMTDRVKLMFEGQDEQIGRLRLATQTDPVSGLSNRTHLLSHISAWLSEPGTGGLMLMDIKWLDALRLQQGYKARDDLIKALAERFKSLCVKGSRCVFARISHTEFAALCASADERQMHEWLEQVHQELVAFSVQQGQGGGDFALAVVPRGEHLSASSILSSADGALHQAWQNHPHLFMAKAKGSEAPSQENWRDAVNEAIEHQKFGVMRQEVMALEGGKKLQLEWFATLSLAGRQYSAGAFLAFVDQFNLGQAMDLAIFNNLLSRGLFHNNLLNVVNLTLASVRDPDPLLASLDSYTHDFPLAFEISEEIALADPAAVKAFVEQLRIRGLGLGVDHVGRHIESLRYLHDLAPDHIKLDQSLACYGENEEVGREVIRALAKIGQSLKIQVIATRVEKGEQLAILQELGVHGYQGYLMPPTAVS
- a CDS encoding LpxL/LpxP family acyltransferase; its protein translation is MSCETQYNARFHVKLLHPRYLGHWLGALLLFIFAWLPAGVKNWTGAVLASWLSKRRFIRKRKKVILLNLQSCFPELTDAEREHIFQQNVTAFCRTVLSMGELFWRSREYQMRRLRIEDNGLLEQLVANKEAIIFLTPHTFGLDWAARALVLCGFPLSNIFKPTGKPVIDYLMFKSRTRLGGKQFSRGEGMNNLIRSIRQGYSCLYVADQDHGMAASVFAPFFASNKCTLPTLGRLAKVSRAKVVPIVMGYDAKAGQFCLHVDAILENLDAGDDLACATTMNQAYEKLISCCRADFMWSLKILRNQDGSRPYDSSGPIPPSSVHHAA